The DNA segment TGGCCCAGAGCCGGCGCGAGTTCATCAAGATCGGGGGCGTGGGGGCCGCCGCGGCGGTGGCCGGCACCGGACTCGCCTCCCAGTGGTGGGGCCTCGACCCCGACGTCGTCCACGACCCCGGCACGGACGGCGAGAAGATCGTCCCGACGTTCTGCGAGCTCTGCTTCTGGAAGTGCGGCGTCCTCGCGCACGTGAAGAACGGCCGCGTCACGAAGATCGTGGGCAATCCCGAGCACCCGCTCTCGAACGGACGGCTCTGCCCGCGCGGAACGGGCGGCACGGGCCTCCTCTACGATCCCGACCGGCTGAAGAAGCCGCTCCTGCGCCGCAAGGGCAAGCGGGGCGACCAGACCTTCGAGGAAGTCTCCTGGGAGACGGCGCTCGACTTCACGGCCGAAAAACTCCTGAAGATCCAGAAGGAGTGCGGGCCCGAAAAGGTCGCTCTCTTCTCGCACGGCTTCGGCGGCTCGTTCTTCAAGCACCTTCTCTTCGCCTACGGGTCGGGAAACGTCACGGCGCCGTCCTACGGACAGTGCCGCGGGCCGCGCGAAGTCGGGTTCCAGCTCACGTTCGGGTCGCCCGTCGGGTCGCCCGAGACGCTGGACGTCGCCAACGCCCGCGTGATCACGCTCATCGGCTCGCACCTCGGCGAGAACATGCACAACACGCAGGTGCAGGACTTCGCGGCCGCGATCGCGAAAGGCGCGACGGTCATCGCCGTCGACCCGCGCTTCTCGACGGCCGCCGGCAAGGCCAAGTACTGGCTCCCGATCAAGCCGGGCACCGACATGGCCCTCCTCCTCGCGTGGATGCACGTGATCATCAACGAAGGGCTGTACGACCGCGAGTACGTCGAGACGCATGCGACCGGCTTCGAGGAGCTCAGAAAGCACGTCGCCGACAAGACGCCCGAGTGGGCGTTCACGGAGACGACGATCCGCCCCGAGGTCATCGTCGAGACCGCGCGCGTCATCGCCGGGGCGCGTCCGGCCTCGCTGATCCATCCCGGGCGCCACACGACCTGGTACGGCGACGACGCGCAGCGCAGCCGCGCCGTCGCGATCCTGAACGCGCTCGTCGGAAGCTGGGGCCGCCGGGGCGGAATCTTCGTCCCGTCCTCGATGAAGGTTCCGGCGACCCCGGTACCCGCATACGCCGCGAAGCCGAAGACGGCCCAGGACCACCCGAACGGAGTCGCGTATCCGTTCGCCGACGAGGTCCTGTCGCACGGCGTCTGCGACGCCACGATCCCCGGCCGGATCGGCGGCGACGGATGCCCGATCAAGGCCTGGATCGTCTACGGCACGAACCTCCTCCAGGCGCTTCCGCAGCGCGCGAACGTGCTCGAAGCGATCCAGAAGCTGGATCTCCTCGTCGCGATCGACGTCCTGCCCGCCGAAATCGTCGGGTACGCGGACGTGGTCCTCCCGGAGTGCACGTACCTCGAGCGCTGGGACGACGTTGCGCCCGTGCCGTGGCGGGAGCCGTTCCTCGCGATCCGGCAGCCCGTCGTGCCGCCCCTCTTCGACAGCAAGCCCGGCTGGTGGATCGCCAAGCAGCTCGCGAACCGCATGAATCTCGGGCAGTACTTCCCGTGGGACGACGCGGGCGCCATGGTCGAGGCGCGCCTCGCCGCCGGCGGCTACGACGTCGCCGCGCTCAAGGCGAAGGGTGTCGTGCGCGGCAAGCCCGTGCCGACGACGACCGAGGACGGCCTCGCCCTCTCCTTCGCGACGCCGTCGAAGAAGATCGAGCTCTACTCGAAGCAGATGGAGGCCGCCGGCCTCCCGCCGCTCCCGCCCTACACGCGGCACGAGCAGCCTGCCTCCGGCCAGTTCCGCCTCCTGTTCGGCCGGACGCCCGTCCACACGTTCGGGCGCACGACGAACAACCGGTTCCTCTCCGAGGTCACGAACGACAACGAGGTCTGGCTGAACGCGAAGATCGCGAAGGAACGCGGTCTCGCGAACGGTGAGCGCGTCGTCCTCGTGAACCAGGACGGCGTGCGGTCCACGCCGGCGAAGCTGAAGGCGACGCAGCGCATCCGGCCCGACTGCGTGTTCGTCGTGCACGGGTACGGCCACACGAGCGAGGGGCTGAAGTTCGCGAAGAACCGCGGACTCGACG comes from the Acidobacteriota bacterium genome and includes:
- a CDS encoding molybdopterin-dependent oxidoreductase; translation: MAQSRREFIKIGGVGAAAAVAGTGLASQWWGLDPDVVHDPGTDGEKIVPTFCELCFWKCGVLAHVKNGRVTKIVGNPEHPLSNGRLCPRGTGGTGLLYDPDRLKKPLLRRKGKRGDQTFEEVSWETALDFTAEKLLKIQKECGPEKVALFSHGFGGSFFKHLLFAYGSGNVTAPSYGQCRGPREVGFQLTFGSPVGSPETLDVANARVITLIGSHLGENMHNTQVQDFAAAIAKGATVIAVDPRFSTAAGKAKYWLPIKPGTDMALLLAWMHVIINEGLYDREYVETHATGFEELRKHVADKTPEWAFTETTIRPEVIVETARVIAGARPASLIHPGRHTTWYGDDAQRSRAVAILNALVGSWGRRGGIFVPSSMKVPATPVPAYAAKPKTAQDHPNGVAYPFADEVLSHGVCDATIPGRIGGDGCPIKAWIVYGTNLLQALPQRANVLEAIQKLDLLVAIDVLPAEIVGYADVVLPECTYLERWDDVAPVPWREPFLAIRQPVVPPLFDSKPGWWIAKQLANRMNLGQYFPWDDAGAMVEARLAAGGYDVAALKAKGVVRGKPVPTTTEDGLALSFATPSKKIELYSKQMEAAGLPPLPPYTRHEQPASGQFRLLFGRTPVHTFGRTTNNRFLSEVTNDNEVWLNAKIAKERGLANGERVVLVNQDGVRSTPAKLKATQRIRPDCVFVVHGYGHTSEGLKFAKNRGLDDSALVTKIAVDPVAGSTGMSVNFVSVERA